A stretch of Carya illinoinensis cultivar Pawnee chromosome 14, C.illinoinensisPawnee_v1, whole genome shotgun sequence DNA encodes these proteins:
- the LOC122295059 gene encoding cytochrome P450 714A1-like, which translates to MEDQLKFDAAKIFIAVAFLGFAGLFVRLYNALVLKPDKLRSALRMQGITGPPPILILGNTWEIKKALSTTVMAPVGEIPVSHNCAALIFPFLEQWRKEYGVSPSS; encoded by the coding sequence ATGGAGGATCAGCTCAAGTTTGATGCAGCAAAGATATTCATTGCTGTTGCATTTCTTGGTTTCGCCGGACTGTTTGTACGCTTGTATAATGCGCTGGTGCTGAAGCCTGACAAGCTTCGATCTGCACTGAGAATGCAAGGCATCACCGGACCACCGCCGATTTTGATTCTCGGAAATACTTGGGAGATAAAGAAGGCCCTATCCACCACAGTTATGGCTCCCGTCGGAGAAATCCCCGTCTCCCATAACTGTGCTGCTCTCATCTTTCCATTCTTAGAGCAATGGAGGAAAGAATATGGTGTGTCTCCATCATCTTGA
- the LOC122293514 gene encoding cytochrome P450 714C2-like, which translates to FVFSLGISPTIFINEPGILREITTCTSLDFGKPLQQQEEFGPLLGRGIITSNGAIWARQSKILAPEFYMEKVKGMINLIIESTTPLLNSWRSRIETEGGTADIHIDDYMRSFSGDVIARACFGSNYAQGEKIFLKLRALMGVMSRRGLSTGITALRYLPTRSNREGWRLQKEVRSLILEGVKERQKAFDHEKDFLHMVLEGAKNSDLSQDATESFIVDNCKNIYLAGYESTAVSATWCLMLLASNQEWQDRVRAEVLDICQGSTLDADMLRKMKQLTMVIHESLRLYPPVPAVSREALNDMKFGNINIPKGANIWTVPIISHTDPEIWGSDALKFNPARFANGIKGACSNPHLYMPFGFGPRVCAGQHLAMAELKIVIALLLSNFSFSPSPKYSHAPAYRMLIEPKNGVHLLVKKL; encoded by the exons TTTGTGTTTTCTCTGGGTATTTCACCAACCATATTCATAAACGAACCTggcattttgagagagataaccACATGCACATCCTTGGACTTTGGGAAACCGTTGCAACAGCAAGAAGAGTTTGGTCCTTTGCTTGGTCGGGGCATTATCACTTCAAATGGGGCTATATGGGCTAGGCAGAGCAAAATCCTTGCTCCTGAGTTTTACATGGAGAAGGTCAAG GGAATGATAAACTTAATTATCGAGTCGACCACACCACTGCTAAACTCATGGAGGAGTAGGATTGAGACAGAGGGTGGAACAGCAGACATACACATCGACGATTACATGAGAAGTTTCTCTGGTGATGTGATCGCAAGGGCCTGTTTTGGCAGCAACTATGCGCAAGGGGAAAAGATTTTCCTAAAATTAAGAGCTCTAATGGGGGTCATGTCCAGGAGAGGTTTGTCTACTGGGATAACTGCCTTAAg GTACCTTCCTACGAGAAGCAATAGGGAAGGATGGAGGTTACAAAAGGAAGTCCGTAGTTTGATACTAGAGGGAGTAAAGGAGAGACAGAAAGCCTTTGATCATGAGAAGGATTTCCTGCATATGGTTCTTGAGGGAGCTAAGAACAGTGACCTAAGCCAGGACGCTACCGAAAGTTTCATTGTTGACAACTGCAAGAACATATACTTGGCTGGGTATGAGAGCACTGCAGTTTCTGCCACATGGTGCCTCATGCTCTTAGCTTCAAATCAAGAATGGCAAGACCGTGTCCGTGCTGAGGTTCTCGACATCTGCCAAGGTAGTACACTGGATGCTGATATGCTTCGGAAGATGAAACAG CTAACGATGGTGATCCATGAATCGTTACGTCTTTATCCACCTGTCCCAGCGGTGTCTAGGGAGGCCTTGAATGACATGAAGTTCGGGAACATTAATATCCCCAAGGGTGCCAACATTTGGACAGTGCCAATTATATCGCATACTGATCCAGAAATATGGGGATCGGATGCCTTGAAGTTCAACCCAGCTAGATTTGCAAATGGAATTAAGGGTGCTTGTAGTAATCCGCACTTGTACATGCCATTTGGATTTGGGCCCCGCGTGTGTGCTGGACAGCACTTGGCCATGGCCGAACTCAAGATAGTGATAGCACTACTTCTCTCCAACTTCTCGTTCTCCCCCTCCCCAAAGTACAGCCATGCACCTGCTTATAGGATGCTCATAGAACCTAAAAATGGAGTACATCTCTTGGTGAAAAAGTTGTAA